The Pseudomonas parafulva genome includes a window with the following:
- a CDS encoding DUF2062 domain-containing protein: protein MPRRLFKRLMPDPSSIREHKSLRFFGKLLHDPNLWHLNRHSVARAMGVGLFAALIPMPAQMLLAAALAIPLRGNLPIAVSLVWLTNPLTMPPVFFVTYMVGAWLMQVPPRALPDTLTFQWITDQLSTVWQPFLLGSIVCAVLLGMLGYFSTLMYWRWWVGRQWRRRQCRCKVSGTHPPAADQQPHAQQVEHGSGHQHERDRRADADVRHP, encoded by the coding sequence ATGCCGCGCCGACTATTCAAACGCCTCATGCCGGACCCGAGCAGTATTCGGGAACACAAGTCCTTACGCTTTTTCGGCAAGTTGCTGCATGACCCTAACCTGTGGCACCTGAACCGTCATTCGGTAGCGCGAGCCATGGGCGTCGGCCTGTTCGCCGCATTGATCCCGATGCCCGCACAGATGCTGCTTGCCGCTGCATTGGCCATCCCGCTGCGAGGCAATCTGCCGATCGCCGTCAGCCTGGTGTGGCTGACCAACCCGCTGACCATGCCGCCGGTGTTCTTCGTTACCTACATGGTCGGTGCCTGGCTAATGCAGGTACCACCACGCGCACTGCCCGACACGTTGACCTTCCAGTGGATCACTGACCAACTGTCGACGGTCTGGCAACCCTTCCTGCTCGGTTCAATCGTGTGCGCCGTACTGCTGGGTATGCTCGGCTATTTCAGTACGCTGATGTACTGGCGCTGGTGGGTAGGCCGGCAGTGGCGTCGTCGCCAATGCCGGTGCAAGGTTTCAGGCACGCATCCCCCGGCCGCTGACCAGCAGCCGCACGCACAACAGGTAGAGCACGGCAGTGGCCACCAACATGAACGTGATCGCCGTGCCGATGCTGATGTCCGACACCCCTAA